The sequence TGCATATTGATCAGATTCGTTTACTTCCATAAGAACCACATGAAAGGGGGTTGAACGTGTGTTTGCAAGGGTAACAAGTTCAATAACTCGACTGTGTTCGCAAGTCGTATAATTAAACCCGCTCCGGTCAAGTATTTTAGTCAGCCGGGTGCTGGGTTCCGGGTTGTCAGACACGACGGCCACCCGGATTTCGTTGACGGGAACGGCAGACGGGTCCTTGACAATCTCTTCGGGCAGCTGTTTTTCAAAGGGCGCTTCAAACCAGAACGTGGAACCAATCATTTCAATACTGTCCACACCCACCTGGCCACCCATTAATTCAATGAACAGTTTTGATATGTATAAACCAAGGCCGGTGCCGCCATATTTCTTTGTTATGGACGTATCGGCCTGGACAAAGGGCGAAAAAAGGCCTTTGAGTACGTCCTCGTCCATACCGATACCTGTATCATCTACGCTGAAATGAATCAGCGCGTGCGCGTCTTTGTCCTCTTTAAGTGATACATTCAGGGTCACAGACCCGGTTTCAGTAAATTTGATGGCATTGCTTGTAAAATTTAAGATCACCTGGCGTATTCTGCCGATATCGCCTTTAAGCAGTCTTGGCATATCCGTGTCTATATTATAGATAAACGATAGTCCTTTTTGTCTGGCCTGAAGTTCGGGTAAAGAGACAATATCCTTGATGGCGATTTCAAGATCAAAGGGACGGATATCAAGTTCAATTTTACCGACCTCAATTTTGGACAGATCCAGAATGTCATTAACAATGGTTAAAAGGGCTCTGGCGCTGTTATAGGCAATGTCTGCGTAGCGTCTTTGCTCGGCGTCAAGTTTAGAGTCAAGAAGGACGTGAAGCATGCCTAAAACCCCGTTCATGGGATTTCGTATTTCATGGCTCATGTTGGCCAAAAATCGATCCTTAACCTCAATGGCGTTTTTGGCATCTTCCTGAACTTTTTCAGAAAATTCAACGACAGCCTGCTGTTCCGTAATAAGCACCTGCTGTTTTTTGAGCACTAAAAACAGGACAGATCCAATACCGGAAAACAAAATGATAAAAAACACGAGGCGAAATTCATTGAGATTCAATACACCCGGACCCCAGGAAGGGCCAAAATAAAAAAAGGCAAGTGATGCAGTACAAAGACCGCAAATAAAAAAGAAACCGGACAGATCAGCGAATAGAACAGTTCCTGTCAGAACAACGATGAAAAAAAAAAGACCAGGACTGAAAATGCCGCCGGTTAAACAGGCAAACCAGGTGACATAGGCTGCAAAAATCAGTAATATACTGCGCCCCCGAATTATGGATCGGCGCACGGATTGCCCACCTAAAAAATGATATGCGGCCCATATCAGGCAGACCGTCGCAACGGATGGTGCAACCAGGGCGAGGGTTTTCGCATACAGACCAATTCCTGCCAGGCAGAATATAATAGCGGTTATAATAAATGACAGCCGTATTGATTGATGTTGATCAGTGATCATGTAGCTTTGTATCAATTTAAATTTTTCAGTATATTTATGGTGTTAAGATTTAGATGTAAAAATAATATAACTGTCTGCCTGTTTGAATGTCA comes from uncultured Desulfobacter sp. and encodes:
- a CDS encoding response regulator; translation: MITDQHQSIRLSFIITAIIFCLAGIGLYAKTLALVAPSVATVCLIWAAYHFLGGQSVRRSIIRGRSILLIFAAYVTWFACLTGGIFSPGLFFFIVVLTGTVLFADLSGFFFICGLCTASLAFFYFGPSWGPGVLNLNEFRLVFFIILFSGIGSVLFLVLKKQQVLITEQQAVVEFSEKVQEDAKNAIEVKDRFLANMSHEIRNPMNGVLGMLHVLLDSKLDAEQRRYADIAYNSARALLTIVNDILDLSKIEVGKIELDIRPFDLEIAIKDIVSLPELQARQKGLSFIYNIDTDMPRLLKGDIGRIRQVILNFTSNAIKFTETGSVTLNVSLKEDKDAHALIHFSVDDTGIGMDEDVLKGLFSPFVQADTSITKKYGGTGLGLYISKLFIELMGGQVGVDSIEMIGSTFWFEAPFEKQLPEEIVKDPSAVPVNEIRVAVVSDNPEPSTRLTKILDRSGFNYTTCEHSRVIELVTLANTRSTPFHVVLMEVNESDQYARIIGRKISHDPELNGLACILVTAVGKQGDAKAFEGLGFSAFLSFPLDKTILQDAVHTVLSPAYQKSSHAIITRYALAERRKRAFKILIVDDIESNVLTAKAIIRKHGYQTDSASNGIQAVEKARKNKYDLIFMDCQMPEMDGYEACRQIREYEALEKRISTPVIAMTGNAFERDRQKCKTAGMDDFISKPVNPQALIELINAYKTEAVASQTVEPPDFAMPYREIHDVEKQEQDSAALEDKDVSVSVFDRSGFLDRFGNDEQLAAEILESFFQEVEELVENLVSAVKKESFDPEYVKACAHALKGAAANVNAEQLRRAALDIETRADNGVQLDTLAVPEMLKECLNRFNMKALL